CATCACGCGGACCCGGCGGGCCGCGCTAGAGCAAGTTGCATTCTGACGGGATCAGAATGCTTGCTCTTTCTCTTTGGCGAAGCATCGTTTTTCGCGAAGAACCGGTTCCCACTTCTTCGCACGATGCTCTAGCGAAAGCCGGCGCCACATTTTCGCAAGATGCGCGAGCGACTGGCAATACTCGCACGGTGATAACGAGGCTTCGGTAAGCCAGCTTGACGCAAGATAGACTGGGTAAGGTCAGAAAAGCTATTCGGAACGTCAAGTTTTCTGTCCATGTCTCGCCCGATTTCCCGCTTCCTGGGGACGCCCACGATCGCTGCCCCGGCTGCCTGCACTCTTGTCGCTGCTGCTCCTTCGCAGGAGGCTCTGAGCGATGTCTCGACATGGCGAAGCATCGATGATCGAGGATCTGCCGCTTCACGACGAGAGATTGCCGCAAGCAGATCTTCGCAGCGTGAAGAGAAAGCTCTCGCCCCGATACCCGATATCGAAGCCACCTAACCCAAGCCTCATGCGAACACGCGGCACCAATTACTCTAACCGAGATGAGACACGGTGATGGACGACCTTCTCCTTGAGTTCCTGACGGAGACCAACGAACACCTCGAAACGGTCGATGTGGAGATGGTCCGTTTCGAGCAGGATCCCAACAATCAGGCCATCCTCAGCAATATCTTTCGACTGGTCCATACCATCAAGGGTACCTGCGGCTTCCTAGGGCTGCCCCGACTCGAGGCTTTGGCCCATGCGGCAGAGACGCTCATGGGTAAGTTCCGCGATGGTATGCCCGTCACGACAAACGCGGTGTCGCTGATCCTGAAGACCCTCGATCGCATCAAGGACATTCTTGGTGAACTGGGGCGCCATGGCATAGAGCCGCAGGGGACGGACGATGATCTGATAGCAACGCTCGACCGCATGGCGAATGCGCCGGATACCGTTCTGGAGTCGGCCGCTTCGCAGGCCACGAAAGAAACTGTGGGAACAGCGGTCTATCAGGTACTGGAGCGCGAACTGAAGCCTGGCGAGGTCTCGCTCGATGAGCTGGAACGCGCTTTCCAGGAGGCGCCGGGTCCCGACACGGGGGGCGCTTCCGGAACGCTCGTCTATCAGGTGTTGGAAAGGGCATTGAAGCCGGGCGAGGTTTCCCTGGACGAGCTGGAACGGGCTTTCCAAGAGGCTCCAGGACCTGAACTGGCGGTTTTAGCCAAGCCACCTGCTCAATTGCCCCCTAAGGCGACTGCGCCGAAGAAAACCTCCAAGAACGACGCCGAGACCGCGGAGCAGGGCGAGGCAGGGGAAGGCATTGCCGGAAAAGTTCAGACGATCCGCGTGAACGTCGATACGCTCGAACACCTGATGACAATGGTGTCCGAGCTGGTATTGACGCGCAACCAATTGCTGGAAATTGCGCGGCGTAGTTCCGAAGATCACGGCTACAAGGTGCCGCTGCAGAGGCTGTCCCAGGTGACGGCCGAGTTGCAGGACGGTGTGATGAAGACGCGCATGCAGCCTATTGGCAATGCCTGGCAGAAGCTGCCGCGTGTCGTGCGCGACCTCTCGAACGAATTGTCCAAGCAGATCGAGCTGATCATGCAGGGAGCCGATACCGAGCTCGACCGTCAGGTCCTGGAGGTCATCCGGGACCCCCTGACCCATATGGTCCGCAATTCGGCGGATCACGGGATCGAGAGTCCTGCCGAGCGTCGTGCGGCCGGAAAGCCGGAGAAGGGCATCATCCGGCTGAACGCCTATCACGAGGGGGGATCGATCACGATCGAGATCGCCGACGATGGCAAAGGTTTGAATCACGCCGCCATTCGTAGAAAGGCCCTCGAGAGAGGGATCGTGAGCGAATCGGAATTGGAGCGGCTGAGCGACGCCCAAGTGGCGAAGTTCATTTTCCACCCCGGCTTCTCGACAGCTGCTGCGGTCACGTCCGTGTCCGGGCGCGGTGTCGGCATGGATGTGGTGAAAACCAACATCGAATTGATCGGCGGAGCTG
This window of the Microvirga sp. TS319 genome carries:
- a CDS encoding chemotaxis protein CheW is translated as MDDLLLEFLTETNEHLETVDVEMVRFEQDPNNQAILSNIFRLVHTIKGTCGFLGLPRLEALAHAAETLMGKFRDGMPVTTNAVSLILKTLDRIKDILGELGRHGIEPQGTDDDLIATLDRMANAPDTVLESAASQATKETVGTAVYQVLERELKPGEVSLDELERAFQEAPGPDTGGASGTLVYQVLERALKPGEVSLDELERAFQEAPGPELAVLAKPPAQLPPKATAPKKTSKNDAETAEQGEAGEGIAGKVQTIRVNVDTLEHLMTMVSELVLTRNQLLEIARRSSEDHGYKVPLQRLSQVTAELQDGVMKTRMQPIGNAWQKLPRVVRDLSNELSKQIELIMQGADTELDRQVLEVIRDPLTHMVRNSADHGIESPAERRAAGKPEKGIIRLNAYHEGGSITIEIADDGKGLNHAAIRRKALERGIVSESELERLSDAQVAKFIFHPGFSTAAAVTSVSGRGVGMDVVKTNIELIGGAVDIRSEQGRGTTFTIKIPLTLAIVAALIVSSKDQRFAIPQLAVSELVRVSPASEHSIERINGTPILRLRERLLPIVPLSKIMLLSNDEEVDTGFVVVTQVAQQRFGILVDGVFHTEEIVVKPMSSKLRHIQLFSGNTILGDGAVVLIVDPNGLARMVGSGAQSDEFQMDATIDQTVVAVVETTSLLVFRGGGESLKAVPLSLVTRLEEIDASTIEWASGRPVVQYRGRLMPIVSCDDQLEIKKQGTQSLLVFSDGEISMGLAVAEIVDIVEDKLEVELLAERSDLVGSAVVRGRTTEIVNIAHYLPLVLETWSRSGQKSKSANSLLLVDGSNFFRDMLVPVLRASGYRVQTAATAQEAARMLASGMQPDFIVADLELPGHSSFAFIATLRADDQYRSTPIIGMTLRPDPQLIALARRFKITDVVSKVDRRGLLSALAELGQSLEEAA